TCAATGGAAATCTCCCTaggtcacctcttggggttttaAAATCTGATTGTTGTAGAAAAGACCATTTCTGGTCTTTTTCACGATTTAAGTCGCTACTGTCTCGCTCTGCCAGAACAGATCCCGCTCTGGCAGGATATGCGGAAACAATGAGCTTggagtttgtgctccaagcccccatttctcAATACACCCCTTCCAAAGATGCATTAAAATTttacccttcacgccaaattcaatttcaagagttttactcacccgaatGTGATTCCgcaaagccgtaaatgctccAATCAAATTATATAGTTGACCTCCTATCATTCACGTGATCACCCCATAATTCACCTGACTCAAAATTCGTCCAAATCTGGCCTAGGTTCAAATTTTCTGAAGTTATTACCCAAAGATTTTTGGTCCGAAATCCTTCTCTATTAGCCTACCTCTAACGACGAAAATAGGTCGTTATAAGATATATGCTTAAAATTTGCTTACCGAAATCAATGGGATTGTGATGTTATCTTTTGGAAATACCTCTTGTAATCCTCTTTGAGTCAGCCATTGAAGGGGAATCTTTAAAAATTTCCCAAGCTAAATTCCTAACTCAAAATTGAGAAATTGTTAATAATCTACACATACAAAAATTAAGATTGCAAAAGATAACCTCAATATACAAAACGAAATcgtaaaaatatgaaaaaaaaatcaaaaaagaggAATATAAAAAATAGGATACCTGAATCAATGAGACTATTGAATAATCTTCTGGAATATTCTttcaatttctggaaaaaaaagaagaagaaaaggatgAGAGAGAAGcggaaaaaaatgaagaaagagaggaaatggagagaaaaatatttcagctttgagttagtttGAAATTGGAGAGAGAAAGTTTGAGAGaataaaaaaaacagaaaaaaattaGATTGTGCATAAAAATGGGATAAAAATTAGATAGTTTAGAAACTGACTTAGGATATCATTAATTTGCTATTTGactaaaatattattctttttaataatatttttaaagtgtaattatataaaaaaactaaGCCCAAgcccataaaaataaataattacagACAAATATCCCTTTACAATTcaaacatccaaagcatgaaaTTCGCGACCAACATACCGTTGTAGTATCATTATACTGACATGGTATCATTGAAACTGTTTCAGTTCTTAGGACCTACTAGAAAGTCACCCTGGTAATTGGATTTGGTGTAATTGAATGTAATTACACTGTCTGATATGTTTGGTTGATCATGTAATTACTTGGTCAATAGGTAATTGAGTGTAATTGGCAGAGGGTAATTACACTCTACAATTCCCAAGGAGAGGCTGTGAATTAGTGTAATTACAAGCtgattactttttttaatttcttccttttatttctatttttatttttatttttattttttattaatattttttaaactcttcttattttaatattttctaaaattataattttattatttaaatttcatttcCTTCTCATTCTTGACCTTTACTTCATGTGATTCCATGCAATTTTTCGTATTACTTTTTTAAATtctatgtttattattttcattagcataatttttctagtattcaaatttttaaattaaaatagaagtcATTGTTGAGTAAAGTTACAAATTtacgtttttcttttcttttaaatcatatttatttaaGTTATGTTGATATTTGACATAAGAGTAGAATTTtgcttaaaattttattttgaatttagaacttatgttatattttcaatttcatttattttattagtattgatttgatatttcacattgcaagccatttattttttaattagacTTAATAGATcattttttgtcaaatattttaataattttatgatattatatttataatattaatatttttgtcaaacatgcatttcatgatgttcaaattttttttatatttttagtttctatgattaattaattaaaatatactaattttaaaaaaatataaatcaattattttttataatgttAGTAAGAAcgtatgtttattaattaatatattttcaaaaaataatttatatattaaatatttaatttaagatcATTTGTAAAGgtccttatttgtctaatataaattttaattttagataattaacttttatttttaaatttaatacaGCGTTGTAATAACACTTGTGCAACCAATCATTAAGGATTGTTTCATACAAATGTTGAATGATACTAGCACATTATTTTTTGGTAACTAGCATTTCATTAATCACCAAAATTTGCCTTAATCTTCATAGCATGCTACATCCCAGCAATGCTATCTCATATCAGAAGAAACAAAAATCGTAGAAAAAAAACTATGAACTAacatttgaattttatgaggGGCTCTAGCACAACTAACATATATAATCTCTATACCTATCTCTTCTCAAGGTCTGCTTCGCTTCTCAAAAATCCTCAGGTTTTGTTCATTTCGTATTCCATTTGTGAGTTCTGCGTCTATCATTTTAAACACCTGGTCTTCTTTGGATTTGCCTTTTGCCTTGCTGATAGTCCATTGCATATGTTGGTCCCAAGTGTTAGCATTATAACTCTGATCCTTCATCCATATTAACACTTTGTCCCATAAATTCCTCGCATAGGAACATTGAACAAATAGACGTTCCCTGGTATCTTTATGCAGGTTACATAGGTAGCATTGTTTATCTACTTCCACTCTCCATTTGCTTAATCTATCAGTTGTCAGTAGCCTTCCATGTAGTTGTACCTATGCTGTGAATTTGGACTTTGGTCTAGCAGCATTCATGAATATTATACACTTCCATGGCACTCTAGGTTTGTCTTGTTACATGTAAATATAAATCTTCTTGATTATACTCTTAGCTGGGTTAATAATAGGAATTTGAGAAAGTAGACTTCTGCCTCAAGTATTTTCCTAAACATCCAGCATGCCTGTTATGGGATTTGAGTAATGTTACCTTGTTCTCCTTTTAGGTAATATGTATGTATCCATTTGATCCAGAGCTTGTCTTGTTTGTGTTCCACATCCCAATAGTTCTTTGCTATGGCAACCCTGTTCCAGAGGATTACATTGGTAATGTTTAGTCCACCCATGCATTTAGAAGAACATAAAGTATCCCATTCTATCAAAGCTTTCTTTGTGATGGTATTGCTCACAGACCATAAGTAACTTTTATAGTATGACTTAATCAGTTTTAGCACTTTAGATGGTATCAGAAAGAGTTGTGCCTAATAGGATTGAATACCAAAAATTACAGATTAAATAAGTTGTGCTCATCCAACATATGATAGCTTTCTAGCAATCCATGATGATATTCTAGCAATGATTCTGTTAATAAGAGGTTGCCATTGAGTGAATGAGATCTTTTGTGTAGAGAGAGGTATTTCAAGATATTTGAAAGGGAATTCACCAATGGAAAATCCCAGTTGTGCAATAATCCTCCCTTGTTCAGCTTGTGCGACTTCCCCAAAAATTTGCAAAACTCTTTCCTAAGTTTGCAAGCAGTCCAGAAGCCTTTGAGAAGGTAGTAAAGCATTGTTGTAACATAGTTACTAAAGCTAAATCCCCTCTCGAAAAGAGGAGCAAATCATCTGCACAACACATATGACTTATTCCTAGCTTTCCACACCTTGGATGAAATTTgaactctttctttttcttaaggCTGTTCAACAATCGAGTTAAATATTCCATCGCAATTGCAAAAAGAAAAGGTGACATAGGATCACCTTATCTTAAACCTCTAGCAACATCAAAAGGATGACATGTTTCACCATTGATTAATATTGAGTAGCTTACTGTCCTAACACACTACATTACCCAATTGATAAATCTTCTTGGGAATCCAAGTTCATTCATAACTTGTTCGAGATATATCCACTCCAGTGAATCATATGCTTTTTGAAGAttaattttaatcatatatcTAGGACAAATATGTTTCCTTGTATATCCCTTTACTATTTCATGTGCAAGGATAATGTTGTCTCCTATTTTTCTTCTTGGAATGAAACATGTTTGTGCTTCACTAATCACTGTGGTCATTACCTTTTGCAACCTAGATGTCAGGTGCTTTGAGATGAGTTTATATAACACTGAGCAGCAAACAATAggtctatatttttttatgttggCAGTATTAGAGTTTTTAGGGACAAAAGTTATGATGGCACAGTTGACAGGACTGTAGATTTTACCTGTCTTGAAGAAATCAATAACAGCTTCACTAACCTCATGTTTGATAATGTGCCAAGATTTCTTGAAAAACACAACATTATAACCATCTGTAACACCCCCTCAAATTCtttccctaagattcgaacCTTTCTCGCatacgtgtagggtcgaactcaattattttgaagtatgttcacgagttaagatgagtttctaagtaattaaagagtgttaggggtgatgtggggtcataagggacCCTTAGAGCCAAGCTAAAttcaaaagattcatcgtggctaagtttgaggaggagttcgcataaggggttgacttctaatgaccctatcttttgaaggacaaTAATCTAggtagcccacgacctattaaattaaaggtcatcgagtcttctttccaatgccaccaagaatgtaaattttgaagttcggagtcaaaagatatggcgatcctaagacaAACTAGAATGGTAGGGATTtctggcctgggttgcaattgctggaaaactaggcttggcgccacagtggcgtgatgcgccactatcgcgccaggaacaagcctcagtagtttggcccctcgcgcggcgcgccactgcgaggtgtgcagggttttcaagccaaatttccaaaacccagaaaatatggccttggcgttgtaagggcgcgacatgccactatcgcgccaaaaacatgcctcagtagtttggtccttggcgcggcgcgccactaaaagttgtgcaagtttttaggcgtaattgacctggcgctgcaatggcgcgacgcgccactatcgcgctaggaacgttttagcctattttcagaaattgagaaggggcaatttgggaatttttcccaaattatatatatatcatccttgagcatttgagaacataattttcagccacaccctctctctaaaagccctagaaaaattctctcttcatcttcttcttcttcttcttcttctctatttctaacaaagagttgttccaagagcttcaagattcaagttgccattgaagacccaacaacaaggtttcttcaagaatctattttaaggtatgtaaggctatccaaaacatgggttgagtccacccatgtgccctactcttactttgaggttagaggtccatgagaatggagtttcttggtatggtttatgtttgaatgagttttgtctcctattaatttgactttattggtgttgatgttgttgagctaagaagttcctaaaatcttcatattagtatgagttgattgagatgacttgttattatgttttgttgatctctctaaccatgtgattatgttgcataagtcaattttcttgaatgtgctattctacttgaattattGGGTTAAACCCTtagagttgagatgagtcctaaggagaggttataaatgcttacctaaatgaggcttgattgagttgattggaggatagaattgacgagtggatgaggtcctaaatgggacttgccattatgacttaattgagttgaaatgagaatagagttgacgagttggcaatgtcccacatgaaactagccgtgagggcttgtttgagatgattggagggagtcttatgagcatggagtcatgggaggagtatcgagcaccgaagcgggtaagagtatagtccatactcgaaccccaaaaactacgccgccaacgtaggtagggatggaaccgttaaagtcggatgcttccagtgggatcgaaccgttaaagtcggatgtttctcattttattgtcctgaaatgataggacttgacaaatcgatggtatccatgattagggaggcgttcatgccctggcaaggtatggaaggacgtggcaacaacgtctgattgttatactatcactggctcataggtgatggttgtcggataagagaaactcccatttaggtcttgatagtactccaagtcagttgagttgagtggcttgtgattggtcctgtctaaaccatttcttattagacttaggacacatgagtgagttgttatgtacatatatgagttgagattctgagttgatattgatgttttcttgatgtttgtttcatccggccattttacatactcgtacattctacgtactgacgccatttggcctgcatcgtttcatgatgcagagacaggtaccagagatcatcaaccggcacaCCGTTGATTATCCACACacttccagctacttggtgagtcctcctagtttccggaggatcttgagctccctaTATAGTTTCGTTTTGtctccttattttgattgttggtagccatgggcttgtcattggcacctcctagactttgatagaagcttcatagactagagtgtggggaggttggactgttattttgaggagtcttattatatttgttttgttgagttgatagtgtttggccttcggccccataatgcttatgggtgtgttgatgattgaatcctccattgagtgaatgtgattgaatgatagtgtgactgaatcaggtggtttgcttgaaggccagaaatggctttcgagtgccggtcacatctaggataccctcccggggcgtgacaccatCTATACTAGGGGCATTATCATCACCAATAATTATCAACATGCTTCAATTTCAGTTATAGTAACAGGCCCGCATAATGCTAGTTTTTAATCTGGAGATAAAGTTGGTCCTTTCTTCATTACCATGCTACTAACTGCTGGCATAGTTTGTGCAAAAGTTCCCATTAATCCCTTATAAAAATTAGTTATCTCCTTTCTTATATCTCTTTGCTTAGTTAGTATTGGACCATTGACTAAAGTGAGATATGTTATCTGATTTCTCTGACTTCCTTCCTTCATCACAGCACTGAAATACTTGGTATTTGAGTTTCTAATTTGGATCTATTTAGCTCTAGATTTCTGcttcataatatttttcttcaccATAGACCATTTTTCTAATTCCCTCATTACATTATTTCTTGTCCTAGTAAGTTGTCATTGTAATGGATTCTGAGTTGCTGTTGTATACTAGCCAGCTCACTTCTTACTCTCTCCATTTTTGTATAGTACTCCTGAATTCCTCATTATttaacttcttaaaagttggTTTGAGAGCTTCAGCATATACCAAATACTTTGTCGATTGTAAGTAGTACTGCTAGGAAGCCATATGTTTTGTACAATAGGGAGAAATTGTCTGTGCTCAGCCCAAACATTAAAGAACCTAAAAGGAACTTTGATGTTATTTAGATTTCCAATCAATTTTAGTATCATAGGAGAGTGGTCAGACACATTTGGTAGATCATATCCAAGAACCACATGTCCTCACTTCACCATCCATTCACTATTCCCAAATGTCCTATCCAACCTACTACAAACTCTATCAAAACCATGTTACTTGTTACTCCATGTATAATAATCACCTTTCCAGAGTAGTTCATTCAGGAGAGTAGCCTCCATGCATTCATAAAAGTCATTGGGATCTTCATATTAGATAGGTTGTCTAGACAATTTGTCCTGATGATAAAGCAAAGCATTGAAATCTCCACAAATAATTCAAGGTGTGGTTATGCTGTGTGATAAGTCTTGAATAAGTTTTCACAGAGACTTTATTTGTTTAATGATATTGAAACCATAAATAACAATTAGATAATACTCCACATCCTTCATAATACCTTTCACCAGATAATGCACCATTTGTTCAGCCTCCTTAATATGAGTGATTGTTTCATCTTGCTTGCTCCACATAATTCATATTCTTCCATTATTTGTTGAGTTGTAGTTGAGTAGATGACCCCATCCTAGAACAATATTATTCAAAATCCTATCCACTTTTTGATACTTGACTCTAGTTTCAATTAAGTCAGCTAGTTTAATGTGTTTATTATAGATTAACTTCTTTACTTCTTTCTActtgtatctcttattcaccCCCCTTACATTCCAGATTAGCCAAGTCATATAGTATGAATTATCCTCCCTTTATTAGGAGGTTTAGAACTTGTGGCTCCAGTTATACATTCTGCACtaaatctatttttgaaaagcACTGAGCAAAGTACAGAAAAATCCTCAGAAGTGAATTCTGGCCATGTTGCTGGTTGTTTTGCTCCTTGTTCCTGATCATAACTTACCTCCCTCTTGCTATTGCTCGTACTTTCAGTGACTTTCCCAATTTTCTCTTGATGTTCCACAAGGTCAAACTGTGTTGCTTTTGCTGCACTTGAATGGGTCCCTTGGTCATTCATCTTTGCACTATCTTCTTTTGCCCCCCTTGTCCTGTTCTTCTTTTTGGTTTAACTTGTTCATTTCCACATTTATGACCTATAGTCTGACATatttcacaaaataaaggcttcTACTCATATATTATAGGCTAGCTATGAACTCTGTCTTGTGGATCTTTCACAGTTATTTTATTAGGGAGAGGTTTAGTAATATTAACTTTTATCCGCATTCTCGCAAAGGATACTCTAATTTGCTTAGCTGTGCATTCATCAACAAACAAAGGAGTGCCTATAGTGCTGACAATTATGCTTAGAGAGTTTGATCCCCAGCAATTCAAAGGCAAATGTGGTAGCTTTACCCATAAAGGAATTTCTGTGAGGAATTCTttattgaaattaaaattagCTGTCTATGGTTATAGAATCAGTGGTCTGTAGTTGATAGTATAAGGTCCTACCATCAGTATTTCCTGCGCTTCCTCCATTGATTGGATACTTCATAGTGAAGTATCCTTGTTCATGCATATAGATACTTGGTTCAACTACATTCCAATTTTGTGTTACAAATCGAAGCATAGCATTATATCCAGGGCAATACCAACAGCATATACAATCAAAGCACACTTCCATTTTTCTGTTTTCCTTTCAACCTCCTCCTTTTCAAGTTGAACTACTATCTCACCATCTACAATTTGAGGAGTAATGTATTCTAGAGTCATACCATTACCCGCAGATCTATTTTTCTTAAACATACTTACCCATAGTTCTGCAGCTTGACTTCCTTCTCCAGCatctattgcattaatgatactACCGCATTATATTCGTATattatcatgatattgaaaatcttcaatgagacacttttaaaattctcaatgataccataacaatatattgatacATTGTCGGTGTCATATAGGATTGAGcactttttttaagaaataaaaataaacaattaagaaaaaattattaaaatcacaatcatatttattaaactaattagtaaatatattctttgtgatactccgtcgatatgttgataccatatcggtatcatataggactgAGCTTAATCCTCTGTAATACTCTATCGGTATATTATATAGGGTGAGCGCTGACGTCAGCACgcgaattaaaaaattattaaaagggGTAAAGGGTAATTAGTTTGGACGAATGGGTACTGGAAGGAATTATTTTGGGATGGGGTATGAGATGgtaaataatttgtttaaagggtccattttgtgtagttttccctaattattttcaatgaataaattataaattttgccTAATTAGCTAATTTTCCCTTACTTGAATAATGTTGGACCAAACTTCTGGGCCTGCCTATTGCAGCTTATACCCAATGGGCCAATTACATACCGGATCAATCAAAAAGCCCTTCTAACACCAAAATCTCTCACCCCTGTTAAGATATAGTTTGCCTTTCCCGGCTGCGAAAAACCCTAGTCCCTGCAGCTTGACTATTCCATCTCTACAACCATGGTAACTATCTTCAAACATTCACATTTTCGCTCTATCTGTGTCAATTCAGATGCTTTTGTATATACCTCTGTCTCCTCATTGTTGTTTGCTTTGCAGGCGGATGTTGAAACCGATGTGGCAGCAGGACAGCCCAGAAAGAGGACGTTCAAGAAGTTTAGCTACAGAGGTGTGGATCTCGATTCTCTGCTCGACATGTCCACTGACGAGCTCGTCAAGCTCTTCAACGCTCGTCCTCGTAGAAGGTTTGTATAGACTCACATGAGAATATTGACCATAACCTTAGCTTGCTAATTTTAACATTTTCATTTTGACATGATGACTTTTTAGTGTACAAAAATGAATTGTTTGATACAAGTGTTTTTTTAGTacttgattcctatttaggttTGGTTTGTCAAAATTGATATTCATTTATAACATGGATTAGAGTACAACTCTACTATTGATGTAGCTTTATGTTACTGTCTACTCAGACTATGTTTAGTTTGATAtgtactccctctatttcatctagtttaagaaagtaaatacTAAAACTTTTAAAgtttgtggtcttaaactaaaaGATATGTCAAATGTATTAAAATGCTCTTTAATTTCGTGGTATTAAATATGTTATGTGTAAAACTGAAATTTAAAAAGTTGCCAAAAAATAAAGAGACCTTTTTATGaacggactaaaaaggaaaagaggataaacaaattgaaatagagTGAGCATTAACTTATGTCCTGTAGTTTCCTCAGATGTGTGGAGATATTTGTTGATGCTTCTTGTAAAGTGGTTTTTATTTGTTGTAGGTTCCAGAGAGGTTTGAAGAGGAAGCCAATGGCCTTGATCAAGAAGCTGCGCAAGGCGGTAGGCATATAAACTATCAGTCCCTTTTCAGTTGCTTTTCCCGTGGGTGGAATTTATTTTCGTTTTATGTTTAGTAGCTTACTTTTATATGTGTTATGATTGATATTACTGCTTTAGTAGTTGCTCTATACCCTTCTTGGCGGCCAGATATTTTGGAATGCTACATCATAGAATTTGATGAAGCTTAAGATAGTCATTCAGTTGTACATAAATGTATCTAGCTTCCTTTTAATGATCTGTGATAGCAAAGGTAGTCTTTTGTATGGTTGCCTAGCATTGATATGACAAATGGGTTTCACGAGGAGAGGATTACTTATGGTCTACATTTTATTGGATGGATCATGCATATTGTTTTTCCATTTCTTTTAAgtgttttgatttattttttttttcaattttttccttctattttaCATGTATCTTTTACTTCTGTTTACTTAGTTCTATCTATGAGAAATCTGTCATCCCAAAAGCTTATGGTTGGCACTATGCTAAGATTGATCCTGGAACTGTACTTAATTTTGATTTTACGGTGGAGTATGTATAATCCTTAAGTTTTGCTAAACAAAGGCATGTTTGTACTCAAATCAGCATAATCCCCAATGTATAAATTTCTCTACCTGATTATGAAACCCTCTATTCATCTCTTCATGCAAATCAGTGAAACTTTTACATATAAAAAACTGCCCATGTTTATGGATAAGCTAAATACAACTGTGAAAAGATCATATAAGGTATTGTGGCTGCCAGGTAAAACATCTTTAGTGTAAACTCCCAATGCTGGAGTTATAAAAAAGGCTTGAACATATGTACTAAAAGTTTGTTTAAAGCATTCTTTAAAAAGAAACTGCTGGTTGGTTCTTTGAAGTCTGATTTTCTTTGGCATGCTCATTTATCTAATGATGGTTTTAGAGAACTAGCAATCCAGTTTTGATGTGAAAAGCTTACTTGGTGGATTTTAGTTGAGGGAAAAATCATTTTTGTTTTCTGTTTTTGGTTGAATTTGCTTTTGTTAACCTTTGATCTTTCGACTTATTCAATAGAACCTTAATTAGTTGCTCCTTTCGGTTCACTGCCCTGCAAATTTTAATAGCTGAGGCTGAAATTTCTTTCAACTGAGTTACATGTCGATAGCATCATAAGGTTGAACAATAAATCACCTTGACTGGCACTTCTCCTGAAATTTAGCTCTGGCTGGTAGTCCAGCGAGATTTTATGTATAGTGCAAAACTCTGTGTCATAGTGTGTTTTAGTTGGATTTTTGAGGATTTGTCTGCATTGCTTTTTTGAGGTTGCTGCCAAGTGAGGACATGccctatattttctttctcctCATTTTTCTATTGAAATGACAGTTCCCTTGATTTATTTGTGTTGCTATCTTTATGTCTCTCCAGTCTTGTATGAGTTCCATTTGCATATATGATATCGTGTGCTTTGTTTGGTCTGCTACCTTTTTCATTTGAGCATTTTAATGCAGAAACGCGAGGCTCCACCAGGTGAGAAGCCAGAGCCTGTCAAGACTCATCTGAGGAACATGATTATTGTTCCTGAGATGATTGGAAGTGTCATTGGTATTTACAATGGGAAGACATTCAATCAGATTGAGGTCAAGCCTGAGATGATTGGCCACTATCTGGCTGAGTTCTCAATCTCATACAAGCCTGTCAAGCATGGAAGACCCGGTATTGGTGCTACTCACTCATCAAGGTTCATTCCTCTGAAGTAATATGGCATGTTAGGTTATCTTTGTGCTGTTTTTTGCTAGAATTTTGATGAAGGG
This Solanum dulcamara chromosome 8, daSolDulc1.2, whole genome shotgun sequence DNA region includes the following protein-coding sequences:
- the LOC129899175 gene encoding 40S ribosomal protein S15, with translation MADVETDVAAGQPRKRTFKKFSYRGVDLDSLLDMSTDELVKLFNARPRRRFQRGLKRKPMALIKKLRKAKREAPPGEKPEPVKTHLRNMIIVPEMIGSVIGIYNGKTFNQIEVKPEMIGHYLAEFSISYKPVKHGRPGIGATHSSRFIPLK